From a single Camelus bactrianus isolate YW-2024 breed Bactrian camel chromosome 11, ASM4877302v1, whole genome shotgun sequence genomic region:
- the RAB4A gene encoding ras-related protein Rab-4A, with protein MSQTAMSETYDFLFKFLVIGNAGTGKSCLLHQFIEKKFKDDSNHTIGVEFGSKIINVGGKYVKLQIWDTAGQERFRSVTRSYYRGAAGALLVYDITSRETYNALTNWLTDARMLASQNIVIILCGNKKDLDADREVTFLEASRFAQENELMFLETSALTGENVEEAFVQCARKILNKIESGELDPERMGSGIQYGDAALRQLRSPRRAQAPSAQECGC; from the exons attttttgtttaaattcttGGTTATTGGCAATGCAGGAACCGGCAAGTCTTGCTTGCTTCACcagtttattgaaaaaaaat tcaAAGATGACTCAAATCATACAATAGGAGTGGAATTTGGTTCAAAGATAATAAACGTTGGTGGTAAATATGTCAAGTTACAGATATGGGACACAGCCGGCCAAGAACGATTCAG GTCTGTGACGAGGAGTTACTACAGAGGTGCAGCGGGGGCCCTCCTTGTCTACGACATCACCAG CCGAGAAACCTACAATGCGCTTACTAATTGGTTAACAGATGCCAGAATGCTAGCGAGTCAGAACATCGTGATCATCCTCTGTGGGAACAAGAAGGACCTGGACGCCGATCGGGAAGTCACTTTCTTGGAAGCCTCCAGATTTGCTCAAGAGAACG AGCTGATGTTTTTGGAAACAAGTGCCCTCACAGGGGAGAATGTAGAAGAGGCCTTTGTACAATGTGCCAgaaaaatacttaacaaaattGAATCAG GTGAGCTGGACCCAGAACGAATGGGCTCAGGTATCCAGTACGGAGATGCGGCCTTGAGGCAGCTTCGGTCCCCACGCCGCGCACAGGCCCCGAGCGCTCAGGAGTGCGGCTGTTGA